One window from the genome of [Mycobacterium] stephanolepidis encodes:
- a CDS encoding TetR/AcrR family transcriptional regulator, with product MTTLVGVTSAPPADAVLDAARVEFERHGMRRANMDAIARRAGVSRRTLYRRFPTKEALFEHLIEAESLGIFGQLAVAANGQDAQGAIVECFTLAMRLITESRLAGTIIENEPELVIGLNTPSGEKAIVRASALVASSLRHSGATMPDDAVLAVSEILVRLVGSLLTNRAGVLDITDTAAVRRYAQTYLARLVW from the coding sequence ATGACCACACTCGTGGGGGTGACCAGCGCCCCGCCCGCCGATGCCGTACTCGATGCCGCGCGCGTTGAGTTCGAGCGACACGGCATGCGCCGCGCCAACATGGACGCCATCGCACGTCGCGCCGGGGTGAGCCGACGCACCCTCTACCGCCGCTTCCCCACCAAGGAAGCGCTGTTCGAGCACCTCATCGAGGCAGAGAGCCTGGGCATATTCGGTCAGCTAGCCGTCGCCGCCAACGGCCAGGATGCTCAAGGCGCCATTGTCGAATGCTTCACGCTGGCCATGCGGCTCATCACGGAGAGCCGGCTTGCGGGCACCATCATCGAGAACGAGCCGGAACTCGTCATCGGACTGAACACCCCTTCCGGGGAGAAGGCCATCGTGCGAGCCAGCGCGCTGGTGGCGTCCAGCCTGCGGCACAGCGGCGCCACAATGCCTGATGATGCGGTGCTCGCGGTGTCGGAAATCCTTGTGCGGCTGGTGGGTTCCCTGCTCACCAACCGCGCCGGCGTACTCGATATCACCGATACCGCCGCGGTACGGCGGTACGCACAGACCTATCTGGCTCGACTGGTCTGGTAG
- a CDS encoding TetR/AcrR family transcriptional regulator translates to MSARDTLIASVTGLVRRRGVAGTGLNALLEDSGVSRRTIYLNFPGGKQELVAEATRLAGQELTAIIKAAGDDIDPAHGIQLFIELWKAQLGETEMQAGCPIVAAVLGRTEAPEASAVAADAFEDWQAILTERLTRYHVAAEAARSLARTMIAAIEGAVIMSIAAQSTETLDDVGERLAELIRLYVPAGTTP, encoded by the coding sequence ATGTCGGCACGTGACACGTTGATCGCTAGCGTGACGGGTCTGGTGCGGCGCCGGGGCGTCGCGGGAACCGGTCTCAACGCACTGCTGGAAGACAGCGGCGTGTCACGGAGAACCATCTACCTCAACTTTCCCGGCGGTAAGCAGGAACTGGTCGCCGAGGCGACCCGCCTCGCGGGGCAAGAGCTGACGGCCATCATCAAGGCGGCCGGTGACGATATCGATCCAGCACACGGCATTCAGTTGTTCATCGAACTGTGGAAGGCGCAACTCGGCGAAACCGAGATGCAGGCGGGGTGCCCGATCGTCGCTGCCGTGCTGGGACGTACCGAGGCGCCCGAGGCCTCGGCGGTGGCGGCGGATGCATTCGAGGATTGGCAGGCCATTCTCACCGAGCGGTTGACGCGCTATCACGTGGCTGCCGAGGCGGCACGCTCGCTGGCCCGGACGATGATCGCGGCGATCGAGGGCGCCGTCATCATGTCGATCGCGGCGCAGTCGACAGAGACGCTCGACGATGTCGGCGAGCGGTTGGCAGAGCTCATCAGGCTGTACGTCCCCGCAGGCACCACGCCGTAA
- a CDS encoding CaiB/BaiF CoA transferase family protein produces the protein MTGALDGIRVLELGTLIAGPFAGRLLGDMGAEVLKIEPPGAPDPLRTWGQAEVDGHHVFWTVHARNKKAITLDLRTGSGRALFLDLVEKSDVIVENFRPGTLEKWGLGYDVLAERNKGIVLVRVSGYGQTGPDAHKAGYASVAEAASGLRHLNGFPGGPPPRMALSIGDTLAGMFAAQGALAALYRRTVTGRGQIVDTALTESCLAVQESTIPDYDVGGVVRGPSGTRLEGIAPSNIYQSADGSWVVIAANQDTVFRRLCEAMDQPQLSSDERFVDHVARGRNQDELDAIIAEWAAGRLPADIIDVLNAAGVIAGPINTVADVVQDPQLKAREMLVEHFDERLDRSVLGPGVVPVLSESPGGVRNAGPARPGQHNEDVFGGLLGRSAADIEKLRAEGVV, from the coding sequence ATGACGGGTGCTCTTGACGGGATCCGGGTGCTGGAGCTGGGCACCCTGATCGCCGGGCCTTTCGCAGGGCGGTTACTCGGGGATATGGGTGCCGAGGTGCTCAAAATCGAGCCGCCCGGTGCGCCGGATCCGTTGCGGACGTGGGGGCAGGCCGAGGTCGATGGGCACCATGTGTTCTGGACGGTGCACGCACGCAACAAGAAGGCCATCACCCTGGATCTGCGGACGGGGTCCGGACGCGCACTGTTCCTCGATCTCGTCGAGAAGTCGGATGTGATCGTCGAGAACTTCCGGCCCGGCACCCTCGAGAAGTGGGGCCTTGGCTACGACGTCCTGGCCGAACGCAACAAGGGCATCGTCTTGGTTCGTGTTTCCGGATACGGGCAGACCGGTCCGGACGCACATAAGGCCGGATACGCCTCGGTGGCCGAGGCCGCCAGTGGGTTGCGGCACCTCAACGGTTTCCCGGGCGGCCCGCCGCCCCGGATGGCACTCTCGATCGGTGACACCCTTGCCGGGATGTTCGCCGCCCAGGGTGCGCTGGCCGCGCTGTACCGGCGAACCGTCACCGGCCGCGGACAGATCGTCGATACGGCACTGACCGAGAGTTGTTTGGCAGTGCAAGAATCCACCATCCCTGATTACGACGTGGGTGGCGTGGTGCGTGGCCCGTCGGGAACCCGGCTGGAGGGCATTGCGCCGTCGAACATCTACCAGAGCGCGGACGGCAGCTGGGTGGTCATCGCTGCCAATCAAGACACCGTGTTCCGCAGGCTGTGCGAAGCGATGGATCAGCCGCAGTTGAGCTCTGATGAACGCTTTGTCGATCACGTTGCGCGGGGCCGCAATCAGGACGAACTCGACGCGATCATCGCCGAATGGGCGGCTGGGCGTCTACCCGCCGACATCATCGATGTGCTCAATGCTGCCGGTGTCATCGCAGGTCCCATCAACACCGTCGCCGATGTGGTGCAGGACCCGCAGCTCAAGGCGCGAGAGATGCTCGTTGAACATTTCGATGAACGGCTCGACCGTTCGGTGCTGGGTCCTGGGGTTGTCCCGGTGCTGTCCGAATCGCCGGGCGGTGTTCGCAACGCCGGCCCGGCCCGGCCCGGCCAGCACAACGAGGACGTCTTTGGGGGACTGCTGGGCAGGAGCGCCGCGGATATCGAGAAGTTGCGGGCGGAGGGGGTCGTATGA
- a CDS encoding SRPBCC family protein — protein sequence MSTPVLIGIIVGVLALGGLLGAVVLFALASGDSGPRRFGVTMPDTDFFDKGASFAVTAQVTVPGPVDRVWTQVSEGGYLETIPFVSGPVRSGDQVVTRTPLFAITEKVVHSEEGLKLVAIGTGVSVPLVIKAFGERWELAADGNKVLVRWTVAFTPKWVGWFPLRWTAFAVRPFLRTLLFLAIR from the coding sequence ATGTCCACTCCGGTGCTGATCGGGATCATCGTGGGAGTGCTGGCCCTCGGGGGCTTGCTGGGGGCCGTGGTGCTCTTCGCCCTGGCCTCCGGCGACAGCGGGCCGCGACGCTTCGGGGTGACCATGCCGGACACCGACTTTTTCGACAAGGGGGCATCGTTCGCGGTCACCGCGCAGGTCACCGTGCCGGGGCCCGTCGATCGGGTGTGGACTCAGGTGTCCGAGGGCGGCTACCTGGAGACGATTCCCTTTGTGTCCGGTCCGGTGAGATCGGGTGATCAGGTGGTGACCCGCACTCCGCTGTTCGCGATCACCGAGAAGGTGGTCCACAGCGAAGAGGGCCTCAAGCTGGTCGCGATCGGGACCGGCGTTTCGGTTCCCTTGGTGATCAAGGCATTCGGTGAGCGTTGGGAGCTCGCCGCTGATGGAAACAAGGTATTGGTGCGCTGGACGGTGGCATTCACTCCGAAGTGGGTGGGATGGTTCCCGTTGCGCTGGACGGCGTTCGCGGTGCGCCCCTTCTTGCGCACGCTTTTGTTCCTGGCTATCCGTTAG
- a CDS encoding oxygenase MpaB family protein: MVDQSAITRPVSLDEGLREAIPMPLEDPADDSVETPRLGADSLVWKFYGDIRGVLGFQRLAGTENCIEQLGKAVEDHSVIFTDTLGRARRSGPPIMKTIYSADPQKWGRMVRDFHKPITGTISDGSRYHALNPELFYWAHATFVDQVLYITDTFIRRLSYAEKVRIFEESKVWYSLYGVSARNQPQTYDEFVTYMEGMFDRFVPTKTILYATGYIRQGVPGPKQIPTPVWRLLSAPLNAFIRTVVVGTLPPQMKQVCRLEWSDKKERNFQRFAAVMRALNPLFNRLPVRALYLPWASEGWNREGVDPRPLYNRAA, encoded by the coding sequence ATGGTCGATCAGAGCGCCATCACTCGTCCCGTCAGCCTCGACGAAGGGCTCCGGGAAGCAATCCCCATGCCCCTAGAAGACCCTGCCGACGACTCCGTGGAGACCCCGCGGCTGGGCGCCGACTCCCTGGTGTGGAAGTTCTACGGAGATATCCGTGGCGTACTCGGCTTTCAACGGCTCGCCGGTACCGAGAACTGCATCGAGCAGCTGGGGAAGGCGGTCGAGGATCATTCGGTGATCTTCACCGACACCCTTGGCCGCGCACGCCGATCCGGGCCGCCCATCATGAAGACCATCTACTCCGCGGACCCACAGAAGTGGGGGCGGATGGTGCGCGATTTCCACAAGCCGATCACCGGAACCATCAGCGACGGTTCGCGTTACCACGCTCTCAACCCCGAGCTCTTCTATTGGGCGCATGCGACTTTCGTCGATCAGGTCTTGTACATCACCGACACCTTCATCCGACGTCTCTCCTACGCCGAGAAGGTGCGGATCTTCGAGGAGAGCAAGGTCTGGTACAGCCTTTACGGGGTCAGTGCGCGTAATCAGCCGCAGACGTACGACGAGTTCGTCACCTACATGGAGGGCATGTTCGACCGGTTCGTGCCGACCAAGACGATCCTCTACGCGACGGGTTATATCCGCCAGGGCGTGCCCGGACCCAAGCAGATTCCCACTCCGGTGTGGCGTCTGCTGTCGGCACCACTGAACGCCTTCATCCGGACTGTCGTCGTCGGAACGCTCCCGCCACAGATGAAGCAGGTCTGCCGACTGGAGTGGAGTGACAAGAAGGAACGCAACTTCCAGCGCTTCGCCGCGGTCATGCGCGCACTCAACCCGCTGTTCAACAGGCTGCCGGTGCGCGCGCTGTACCTGCCATGGGCATCCGAGGGCTGGAATCGTGAAGGAGTCGACCCCCGCCCGCTGTACAACCGGGCGGCATGA
- a CDS encoding RNA polymerase sigma factor has translation MTQRDPTARRGLRAVPTGGDHYADWQSVYQDNAVWVYRTIYARVGNKPDAEDLTAEVFLAALRPLRLTVTKAEVRAYLRTVARTVLAAHWRETLGREITTIPDMQDIADRPPEAEESISTAPQHAKAVLDALPANYRRILELRFLQSCSIKESAATMGVTVANAKVLQHRALRLAAQINEQDLS, from the coding sequence ATGACGCAACGTGATCCCACCGCCCGGCGCGGCCTGCGGGCCGTTCCAACGGGTGGCGACCACTACGCGGACTGGCAGTCCGTGTATCAGGACAACGCCGTCTGGGTGTACCGCACCATCTACGCCCGGGTGGGTAATAAACCGGATGCCGAGGACCTGACGGCCGAGGTGTTCTTGGCCGCGCTGCGCCCGCTGCGGCTCACCGTGACGAAGGCCGAGGTGCGGGCCTACCTACGAACGGTCGCTCGCACAGTGCTCGCCGCGCATTGGCGCGAGACGCTGGGCCGTGAGATCACCACAATCCCCGATATGCAGGACATCGCCGATCGTCCGCCCGAGGCCGAAGAGTCCATCAGCACCGCACCGCAACATGCGAAGGCCGTGTTGGACGCACTGCCGGCCAACTATCGTCGAATTCTGGAACTGCGATTCCTGCAGAGCTGTTCGATCAAGGAGTCCGCCGCCACGATGGGTGTCACCGTCGCCAATGCCAAAGTGCTGCAACACCGGGCACTGCGCCTGGCCGCCCAGATCAACGAACAGGATCTCTCATGA
- a CDS encoding tautomerase family protein, whose amino-acid sequence MPLYQCITRAESLTDEVRQAIAQEFTRIHCEITGAPAVFVHVVFNEYQAGHHYLAGKPESDTTFIAGTIRSGRSLEQRQQLLRELSSAWHELTGQSEEELVLGISEQDASTVMEAGLIFPEAGAEAAWFEQNREKLGFLLDQ is encoded by the coding sequence ATGCCTCTCTATCAGTGCATAACACGTGCGGAAAGCCTCACCGACGAGGTGCGGCAGGCCATCGCCCAGGAATTCACACGTATTCACTGCGAAATCACCGGCGCTCCGGCGGTATTCGTCCACGTGGTCTTCAACGAATACCAGGCGGGCCACCACTATCTGGCGGGAAAACCGGAAAGCGACACCACCTTCATCGCGGGCACCATCCGTTCAGGGCGTTCCCTGGAACAACGTCAACAACTGCTCCGTGAACTCTCGTCCGCCTGGCATGAGCTGACGGGCCAGTCGGAAGAGGAACTCGTCCTAGGTATTTCCGAACAGGACGCCTCCACAGTCATGGAAGCCGGGCTCATTTTCCCCGAGGCGGGCGCCGAGGCCGCCTGGTTTGAGCAGAACCGAGAGAAGCTGGGCTTCCTTCTCGACCAGTAG
- a CDS encoding NADH:flavin oxidoreductase/NADH oxidase family protein — protein MADLHDPLPLASGQVLRNRLMKSALSEGLGDTAQGPDHRLVELYRRWGTGGFGLVVTGNVMVDRSHLGEPGNVVIEDDRHLDGLSRWAKATKDGGGLIWMQVNHPGRQANPLATASQPVAPSAIKMNVPGWQAPRELTDDEIENIIDRYATTASIADAAGFDGVQIHGAHGYLVAQFLSPRTNRRTDRWGGDPEHRMRFVLEVVRRTRAAVSPGFSVAIKLNSADFQRGGFTEEESRAVIAALASEEIDLIEISGGTYESPAMEGRPLVTSASTQAREAYFLEYARTARQAAGDVPIAVTGGFRTEAAMSDAIRSGDCDVVGLGRPTTVNPESADSLLTARQDKLTVPDASLPLPGWLASTGRAKSFLSALELQWHNTQLHRLGAGTDPDPTIGPWITALRLLKNNGVDAFRRRRSS, from the coding sequence GTGGCAGACCTACACGACCCCCTTCCCCTGGCCTCGGGCCAGGTTCTGCGCAATCGACTGATGAAGTCGGCCCTCAGCGAGGGCCTCGGCGACACCGCTCAGGGACCTGACCACCGGCTCGTCGAGTTGTACCGCCGCTGGGGCACCGGCGGGTTCGGCCTCGTCGTCACCGGCAATGTGATGGTTGACCGCAGCCATCTGGGTGAGCCGGGAAATGTGGTCATCGAGGACGACCGGCATCTCGATGGCCTGTCACGGTGGGCCAAGGCAACCAAGGACGGCGGCGGCCTGATCTGGATGCAGGTGAACCATCCGGGACGGCAAGCCAACCCGCTCGCCACGGCGTCTCAGCCGGTGGCGCCGTCCGCGATCAAGATGAACGTCCCCGGATGGCAAGCGCCGCGTGAACTCACCGATGACGAGATCGAGAACATCATCGACCGGTACGCGACCACGGCGTCGATCGCCGATGCCGCCGGGTTCGACGGTGTTCAGATCCACGGTGCACATGGCTATCTGGTGGCACAGTTCCTCTCGCCACGTACCAATAGGCGCACCGACCGGTGGGGCGGCGACCCGGAACATCGGATGCGGTTCGTTCTCGAGGTTGTCCGCCGCACTCGTGCGGCCGTGAGCCCCGGCTTCTCGGTCGCCATCAAGCTCAACTCCGCGGACTTCCAGCGTGGAGGCTTCACCGAGGAAGAGTCGCGGGCAGTCATCGCAGCACTCGCCTCTGAAGAGATCGACCTCATCGAAATCAGCGGTGGTACTTATGAATCGCCGGCGATGGAAGGTAGGCCGCTGGTGACATCAGCCTCAACGCAGGCCCGCGAGGCTTACTTCCTCGAGTACGCCCGCACCGCGCGCCAGGCGGCCGGTGATGTCCCGATCGCCGTGACGGGAGGTTTCCGTACGGAAGCCGCCATGTCCGACGCCATCCGATCGGGTGATTGCGATGTCGTGGGGCTCGGGCGCCCGACAACCGTCAATCCCGAGTCCGCCGACAGCCTGCTGACTGCGCGTCAGGACAAGCTGACCGTTCCGGACGCTTCGCTGCCCCTACCCGGCTGGCTGGCATCGACCGGCCGGGCGAAATCCTTCCTCAGCGCACTGGAACTCCAGTGGCACAACACCCAACTGCACCGCCTGGGCGCGGGGACCGACCCGGACCCCACCATCGGCCCGTGGATCACGGCACTTCGACTCCTCAAGAACAACGGTGTCGACGCCTTTCGGAGAAGGAGAAGTTCATGA
- a CDS encoding TetR/AcrR family transcriptional regulator: protein MYAEQTRSDLLDSARRHFTTTGYNSVTVDDIVSSIEVSKGTFYYHFSDKQAMFSALLTECLTETADTVTTAIRLLDKPGANGPQVAATSAWVYLSRSRDDRTYRELMRQAPMVLGEETYRHIDETIVLPPLVTLMETLAARHELKAGVHTHMAARMLMTMFVTANSIIAESDDPATTMTEVADTIATMFSGIVLGDVPLSRAAANG, encoded by the coding sequence ATGTACGCAGAACAGACTCGTTCGGATCTTCTGGATTCCGCACGCCGGCATTTCACGACGACCGGCTACAACAGCGTGACCGTCGACGACATCGTCAGCAGCATCGAAGTCAGCAAGGGCACGTTCTACTACCACTTCTCCGATAAGCAGGCGATGTTCAGCGCCCTGCTCACCGAATGCCTGACCGAGACCGCCGATACCGTCACCACGGCGATCCGCCTCCTGGACAAGCCCGGCGCCAACGGCCCACAGGTCGCCGCCACGTCGGCATGGGTGTATCTGTCCCGATCGCGCGACGACAGGACCTACCGGGAACTCATGCGCCAAGCGCCGATGGTCCTCGGCGAAGAGACCTACCGCCACATCGACGAGACCATCGTGCTGCCCCCCTTGGTCACACTCATGGAGACCCTCGCCGCCCGTCATGAACTGAAGGCCGGTGTGCACACCCATATGGCCGCCCGGATGCTCATGACGATGTTCGTCACCGCCAACAGCATCATCGCCGAATCCGATGATCCCGCAACGACAATGACAGAAGTCGCCGATACGATCGCGACCATGTTCAGCGGGATCGTGCTCGGAGACGTCCCGCTGTCGCGGGCCGCCGCTAACGGATAG
- a CDS encoding Rieske (2Fe-2S) protein — protein MNPRGLRHYIDDLLRGRRPKPFRPDDFEAAQIRTAIELRASRPGDDAPSQEFLASLQGRLAEQMGETPAPAEQKRWQAPTRRTVLVSTSAAAAAAAVAVTTDRLINQRPEVNPPQTSDEIVPNTGSWQRVAASSAVPEGGVHPFDLGFVNGFVRRVGGQIEAVSGVCTHQGCKLWFDGAHDRLQCPCHTTSFATDGRVLTHQLPIAPKPLPTLEVREADGHIEVFAPDRPV, from the coding sequence ATGAATCCGCGCGGGCTGCGCCACTACATCGACGACCTGCTCCGGGGTCGCCGGCCCAAGCCATTTCGGCCCGACGACTTCGAGGCGGCACAGATCCGGACCGCAATCGAATTGCGCGCGAGCCGTCCTGGTGATGACGCTCCAAGCCAGGAGTTCCTCGCGAGCCTGCAGGGTCGCCTGGCCGAGCAGATGGGCGAAACCCCGGCGCCCGCCGAGCAAAAGCGATGGCAAGCTCCTACCCGCCGAACGGTCCTCGTCAGCACCTCGGCGGCCGCGGCCGCCGCTGCGGTGGCCGTCACCACGGACCGTCTGATCAACCAGAGGCCCGAGGTCAACCCTCCGCAAACCTCGGACGAGATCGTCCCCAACACCGGGAGTTGGCAGCGCGTGGCCGCCAGCAGCGCGGTCCCCGAAGGCGGCGTGCATCCGTTCGACCTCGGATTCGTCAACGGATTCGTGCGCCGGGTGGGCGGTCAGATCGAGGCGGTATCGGGCGTCTGCACCCATCAGGGGTGCAAACTCTGGTTCGACGGGGCACATGACCGATTGCAATGCCCTTGCCACACCACGTCATTCGCTACCGATGGGCGGGTCCTCACCCACCAACTCCCCATCGCCCCAAAGCCGCTGCCCACATTGGAGGTGCGCGAGGCCGACGGTCATAT
- a CDS encoding hydroxymethylglutaryl-CoA lyase → MSLPAHVTIREVLLRDGLQLEAPIPLADKLTLLDAIAATGVREVEATAFVSPSKMPALADAAELSAQLHNYPDIEFSALIASPNGAKRALAAGLTSLEYVVSASDAHSRANVGSSSAEATARIEEIVALARDADATVEVIVACSWDCPFDGPTPEHRVLDIVRRAADWGVDRYAVADTIGTTTPRRVANLVAAVRPIVGDAPLGAHFHNTRGSGLASAYAAVQSGVTRLDSSIGGLGGCPFAPGATGNIATEDLVYLLRDSGIGVDVDLEAAIAAARVVQSVVGHEVPSALLRAGDRVLN, encoded by the coding sequence ATGAGTCTGCCCGCCCACGTCACCATCCGCGAGGTGCTGCTGCGGGACGGACTTCAGCTTGAGGCACCGATCCCGTTGGCGGACAAGCTGACACTGCTCGATGCGATAGCGGCGACAGGGGTGCGGGAGGTAGAGGCCACCGCATTCGTCTCACCCTCCAAGATGCCGGCGCTGGCCGATGCCGCCGAGTTGTCGGCGCAGCTGCATAACTACCCGGATATCGAGTTCTCTGCCCTCATCGCCAGCCCCAACGGCGCCAAGCGTGCCCTGGCGGCGGGACTCACCTCGCTGGAGTATGTGGTTTCGGCATCCGATGCACACAGTCGGGCCAACGTCGGCAGTAGCAGCGCCGAGGCCACCGCGCGCATCGAGGAAATCGTGGCGCTTGCCCGTGACGCCGATGCCACTGTGGAGGTGATAGTGGCCTGTTCATGGGACTGCCCCTTCGACGGACCCACCCCGGAACATCGGGTGCTCGACATCGTGCGCCGAGCCGCCGATTGGGGGGTGGACCGTTACGCCGTTGCCGACACCATTGGCACGACGACACCGCGTCGAGTCGCGAATCTCGTTGCGGCGGTGCGGCCCATCGTCGGTGATGCACCGCTGGGCGCGCATTTCCACAACACCCGTGGATCCGGTTTGGCCAGTGCGTACGCCGCTGTGCAATCCGGAGTGACGCGGCTGGACTCCTCGATAGGCGGACTCGGTGGCTGCCCGTTCGCGCCGGGCGCGACCGGCAACATCGCCACCGAGGATCTGGTGTATCTGCTGCGGGACAGCGGTATCGGCGTCGATGTGGACCTAGAAGCCGCGATCGCGGCCGCCCGGGTGGTGCAATCGGTCGTCGGGCACGAGGTCCCCAGCGCCTTGTTGCGTGCCGGTGATCGGGTGTTGAACTAG
- a CDS encoding NAD(P)H-dependent amine dehydrogenase family protein, translating to MTKTRVAVWGTGNVGQHALAGVITDPNMELVGVWVSGANKAGKDAGELAGLDTTTGIAATTDAAEILTLKPDCVVYTAMTDNRLMEAIADLGSILAAGINVAASAPVFLQYPWGVLPDNMLEPIEAAAREGNSSIFVGGIDPGFANDLLPLALMGTCQHVDQVRCIEIVDYATYDSATVMFDVMGFGGPMDETPLLLQPGVLSLAWGSVVRQLAVGLGIELDEVIETYEKLPAPEDFDISSGHIRAGTMAALHFEVRGMKDGKVVTVLEHFTRLREDLAPDWPQPAHEGGTYRVEITGEPSYILDLGSFSARGDHNYANLIATAMRVVNAVPAVVAADAGIRTTLDLPLITGKGRAR from the coding sequence ATGACGAAGACACGTGTAGCCGTCTGGGGCACAGGAAACGTCGGCCAGCATGCGCTCGCCGGCGTGATCACGGACCCGAATATGGAGCTCGTCGGCGTATGGGTGTCCGGAGCCAACAAGGCCGGCAAGGACGCCGGTGAGCTGGCCGGACTCGACACCACCACCGGTATCGCCGCGACCACCGATGCCGCCGAGATCCTCACACTCAAGCCCGACTGCGTGGTGTACACCGCTATGACCGACAACCGCCTGATGGAGGCGATCGCGGACTTGGGCTCGATCCTCGCCGCCGGGATCAACGTCGCCGCCAGCGCGCCGGTGTTCCTGCAGTATCCGTGGGGCGTCCTGCCGGACAACATGCTGGAACCCATCGAAGCCGCGGCGCGGGAAGGCAACTCGTCGATCTTTGTCGGTGGTATCGATCCCGGTTTTGCCAACGATCTACTGCCGCTGGCACTCATGGGTACCTGCCAACATGTCGATCAGGTGCGCTGCATCGAGATCGTCGACTACGCCACGTACGACAGCGCAACGGTGATGTTCGACGTCATGGGCTTCGGTGGGCCGATGGACGAGACCCCCCTCCTGCTGCAACCGGGAGTGCTGTCCCTGGCCTGGGGTTCGGTGGTTCGGCAGCTCGCAGTCGGCCTGGGCATCGAACTGGACGAGGTCATCGAGACGTATGAAAAGTTACCTGCACCTGAGGATTTCGACATTTCCTCGGGACATATCCGCGCGGGCACCATGGCCGCGCTGCACTTCGAGGTGCGTGGGATGAAGGACGGCAAGGTGGTGACGGTCCTTGAGCACTTCACCCGTCTGCGCGAAGATCTAGCGCCAGACTGGCCGCAGCCCGCACACGAGGGAGGCACCTATCGTGTCGAGATCACCGGGGAGCCCAGCTACATACTGGATTTGGGCTCGTTCAGCGCACGCGGTGACCACAACTACGCCAATCTGATCGCGACGGCGATGCGCGTGGTCAACGCGGTACCTGCCGTCGTCGCAGCCGATGCGGGTATCCGCACCACGCTGGACCTACCGCTGATCACAGGGAAGGGGCGCGCGCGATAG
- a CDS encoding nitroreductase family deazaflavin-dependent oxidoreductase, producing MTDKTLRKFRRERAMGRYLLNPAVSALTKLGLRTALASELETTGRKTGQLRRVPVSVQFDATGAWVISQHGTRSGWGSNIAANPNVRLKQGNRWRTGTAQFRPDDDVVARGRKFGAVGARVVKALETTPISVRIEFTD from the coding sequence ATGACGGACAAGACACTGCGCAAGTTCCGCAGAGAGCGCGCCATGGGCCGTTACCTGCTCAACCCCGCCGTCTCGGCCCTGACGAAGCTGGGCCTGCGCACAGCGCTCGCCTCGGAGCTGGAAACCACCGGACGTAAGACCGGCCAGCTGCGGCGGGTCCCGGTCTCGGTCCAGTTCGACGCGACCGGCGCGTGGGTAATCAGCCAGCACGGCACCCGCTCGGGCTGGGGCAGCAATATCGCCGCGAATCCCAATGTCCGCCTGAAGCAGGGAAACAGGTGGCGTACCGGAACCGCCCAGTTCCGGCCCGATGACGACGTCGTCGCGCGGGGCCGCAAGTTCGGGGCCGTCGGCGCGCGGGTGGTCAAGGCACTGGAGACCACCCCCATATCGGTGCGCATCGAGTTCACCGACTGA
- a CDS encoding YiaA/YiaB family inner membrane protein, producing MSTSEPTVRASTAYYVQSAIAFAVAFASTLGGIVYLPISPWPRAFLAVCTLFLVTSCFGLAKVIRDTHESQQVRNRIDEARIEQIYAEHNPLKPAI from the coding sequence ATGAGCACATCGGAGCCCACCGTCCGCGCCTCCACGGCGTACTACGTGCAGTCCGCAATCGCCTTCGCGGTCGCCTTCGCCTCCACGCTGGGCGGCATCGTCTACCTACCGATATCGCCGTGGCCCCGCGCGTTCCTCGCGGTGTGCACCCTGTTTCTGGTCACCAGTTGCTTCGGGCTGGCCAAGGTCATCCGGGACACCCACGAGTCACAGCAGGTCCGCAACCGCATCGACGAGGCGCGCATCGAACAGATCTACGCCGAACACAACCCGCTGAAACCGGCGATCTAG